The genomic stretch AGCGCGAGGTGGTTGATGCCCCGGAATTCGAATTCGGTGTTCTTGCGTTCCATGCTGCCTCCTGCCGCCTGTACGGTCGGCCAAATTACAGTACACCACGACAGCGAAGGCCGGCTACAGGGCGGTCTCGGGTCAATCCAGGTCGACGCGGCGGTTGCCGAAGCGCTCCCAGTGCGTGACCGCGCCGAGCGGCTTGCGCGGGGCGACGCCGAACCGGCCGCGGGGCCGGCCCATCGGCACCAGCGCCGCGATTTCGTACCGGTCGGGGATGCCGAGCAGCTGGCGGACCTCGTCCTGGTAGATGCGGATCACGGTCGTCAGGGTCGTCCCGATACCGAGGGCTCGGGCCGCAAGCATGAAGTTCTGCACCGCCGGGTAGACGGACGCGTAGGGCGAGCCGACATCGAGCGGCCCCTCGGCGTCGCGGAGCGTCATGCTGATGTTCGGCATGAGGAAGAGGACCGCAACGGGCGCCTCGGCGAAATGCTCGGCGAGGTGCCGTGCCGAGGCCACGGTCCGTCGGTGGCGCTCAGCCTCGGCTTCATCTCTCAACGGGGGCGTCGCCGCCAGCATCGCCGGTTCGTAGCGGTCGTAGGCGCGGCGGTAAATTTCGCCCAAGGCTTCACGGGTGGCCGCATCCCGGACCACGAGAAACTGCCATGGCTGGATGTTCCCCCCGCTCGGCGCCTGGCGGGCCGCCCGGAGGCAGGTCAGCACTTCGTCGTCGGTCACGGGCTCGGGCGTGTACCGCCGGATGGCGCGCAGGGTCATGATGCCGTCGATGAGGTCCATGGGCGTCCTGGTCAGAGCATGAAGGTGTCGGTCGGAAGGTCGAGCATGATGCGGCCGACGACTTCGTACATCTGCTGGCCGACCATAACGTGCTGGGTAAGTGTATGCATGTCGCGGAAGTGCCGCTGGAGCGGGCTCGACTCGTAGATCGCCGACCCGCCGCCGAGGTCGTAGCAGATGTCGACCGCCCGGGCGCAGCTGCGGGCGGCGTAGGTGGCAGCCAGCCGGAGCCGCGCCCGCTCAGCAATAGGCAGCGCGTCGCCAGCCTCGGCCGCGGCCCAGGCCGAGGCGACGGCATCCAGGAGAAACGCCCTGCCGGCGCCCAGCAGGGCCTCGGCCTCCGCGAGCCCGGCCTGGGCCGCGGCTCGCTCCGCGAGCACACGGCGGCTCCCGGTCGGCGTCTTCGCGCGGGCGAGGGAGCTGAGCTCGTCGATCGCTGCCCGGGCGATGCCCAGTCCCACGGCCGCCACGCCGATTGCAAGGAGCCCGTACATCGGGAAGCGGTAGAGGGGGCCGTCGACCCAGGGCGGTTCCCCGCCGATGCCGACCGTGTGATGCTCGGGCACGAAGAGGTCGCGGACCTCGTAATCGTGGCTGCCGGTGCCCCGCAGACCGGCTACGTGCCAGGTATCGTGGACCGTGTACGAGCCAGCGGGGAAAAATGCCATCCGGAAGTGGGGATGGCCGGAGGGCAGCATCTCCGGCTTTCCGTCGGCGTCGATGACTGTCACGCCGCCCAGCAGCCATGTGCAGTGCGGCGAGCCGCTGCCATAGGCCCAGCGGCCCGACACGCGGTAGCCTCCGGGGACCCGCTCGGCGGTTCCGCGGGGCATGAGCATCCCCCCGGTGATCGACGCGGGGTCGCCGTGAATCTCCATCGCGCCCTGTTTCGGGAGGAGGGCCGCGGTGAGGCCGGTGGTAGCGGCGATCATCAGGCACCAGCCGGCGGCGCCGTCGCCCTCTGCCACCGTGGCGATACAGTCAACCAGGTCGGCCACTGTGGCCTCGGGGCCGCCAAGTTCGCGCGGAACCAGCATGCGGAAGAGCCCGGCATCGCGCAGTGCCGTTACCACAGGTTCGGCAAGCCGGCGGTCTCGCTCGGTCTGGTCGGCGTATGCGCGCGCAAGCGGGGCGATCGCGCGGGCAGCGTCACGCAGTGACGATACGGCGGCCTGCATGGTGCACCTCCTCGCAGGCCGCGAAGCGTAGGTCCCGGACAGGCCGGGCGCAAGTCTGTGTCAGGCGGCTTTCTTCGAACCGAAGGGCCAGGGGAACCGTCGCTTCTTTTCTTCCCGCTGCTCGGCAGGCCCGGCGAAACCCCGGCCGCATCCCTGGCAGTAGGCGTACACGCTGAGATTCTCACGTCCGCACCACGGACACTTGCGCATTGCCGGAACCCCTCTCTCGAGCTGCAGCGTCGGCCGCTGCGGTGCTCCCAGGCAAATTGTACGGACTTCAGCGGAACCGCCGCGCCGCGAGGATCGGCCAGGTGTCCACGATTTCACCGCCCCTGCGGACGAAGTAGACATCGTGGAGGTTCAGCGTGGTGTCACCATGGCTGGGGATCAGCTCGACCCGGTCCCCGGGGCGGAGGTCGGCGAGGCCGTCGCCCACGAGGATTGCATGCTCCTCGCTCAAGCGCGCGGCTCGGATGCGCCCGTCAACGGAAACGGGCGGGCCGAACTCGTTCGTCAGCGACTTCATGCCGCAATCTGCCACGGCGTACCGCTCCTTCACAGCAATGACCGTCGTCAGGAGCGTCAGCGCAAACCGGAAGTGACCGGGAATGAACGCTTCGTTGTGGAGATCGTTGAAGATATAGGTCCCGGCCTGGAGCTCGGTGACAAAAGGCATACTGGCTGCGATTGGCACACTTGCCGTACCGGAGGTCGAGACCATTGCTGGCGGCAGGCCCGCCTCGTTCAGTGCCTCGACGTGGCTCCGCACCAGCTCCAGCGCATCGCGGATGAGCGCCTCCCGGGCAATGGGGTCGGGCTGACCGTACATGTGCCCCTCGTAGCCCATGACACCCCGGTAGTTGACGCCTTCCTCGACCAGCAGCCGTGCGAGCCGGACCGTTTCGGCGGGTGTCGCGGTGCCGCACCGGCGCATCCCGGCGTCGACTTCGATGACTGCGCCCGCCCGAACGCCTGCCTCGCGGGCGGCCTCCGCCAGCTCGCGGACGTTGAACTCCGATTCGACCGCAACTGTTATGTCGATTTTCCGGGCGAGCAGCGCCATCAGCCGATTCAGCTTCTGCGGACCCACCACCTGGTTGGCGACGAGGATCGGCCCGAGACCGGCATCGGCGAGCACTTCCGCTTCACCGAGCTTCGCTACCGTGATACCGATTGCGCCGGCCGCAAGCTGCATGCGCGCGACCTCTGGACACTTGGGCGTTTTGAAGTGGGGCCGCAGGCGCACATGGCTGCCCGCCAGGAGCCGCTGCATGCTGGCGATATTGTCCTCGACCGCGTCGAGGTCGAGCAGGAGCGCGGGGGTGTCGATGTCATCGAGGCGCATGCGCGGGACTTTACGGCGTCACGGGCGGTCTCGCTACCGTCAGCTGCGGGCGGCCTCCGCGGCGGCGTACTTCGCCCGGCGGGCCTCGCGGGCGCGAAGCGACGGGTTGAGTTCGGCTTTGCGAATTCGAATGGAGCGCGGGGTCACCTCGACCATCTCGTCAGCGGTAATGAGCGTCAGCGCCTGCTCCAGGCTCGGCGGTTGAGGCGGCACGAGCTTGACCGCGATGTCAGCCGTCGAGCTGCGGATATTGGTAAGGTGCTTGGCCCGGCAGACGTTCACGTCGAGGTCGTTCTCCCGTGCGTGGAGCCCAACGACCATCCCGGTGTAGACCTCGTCGCCGGGGCTGATGAACAGGATGCCGCGCTCCTGGGCGGCAGCGATGCCGTAGGCGAGCGCGGTCCCGGTCTCGCTGGCCACCAGGGCGCCGGAGCGGTGCCGGCCGATTTCGCCGGCCCACGGCCGGTATCCAAGGTATTCGGTGTTCATGATGCCCTCGCCGCCGGTTCCCGTGATGAACACGTCGCGGAAGCCGATGAGGCCACGGGTCGGAATATCGAACTCGAAGCGCACGCGCCCATCTTCACCGGAGTGCATGCCGACCATTTGGGCCTTGCGGCCCGAGAGCGCCTCGATGAGGAAGCCGGTCGCCGACTCGGGAGCCTCGATGAACAGGCGCTCGAAGGGCTCCTCGCGCCCATTCGGGCCCTCCCGGAGGATGACCTCTGGGCGGGTGACCGCGAATTCGTACCCCTCGCGCCGCATGGTCTCCACGAGAATCGCGAGGTGCAGTTCGCCGCGGCCGCTGACAATGAACTGGTCCGGCGTCTCGCCGTCTTCGACCCGGAGCGCAATGTTGGTTTCGACCTCGCGGAGCAGCCGTTCGCGGAGCTGCCGGCTGGTGACAAACTGCCCTTCGCGGCCGGCAAACGGCGAGTCGTTCACGCGGAAGGTCATCTTCACCGCAGGCGGTTCGAGGGCAATGGACGGCAGCGGCTCGGTGACGGAAGGGTCGGCGAGCGTCTCGCCAATGAGCACGTCGGGCACGCCGGTGACGGCAACGATGTCGCCGGCGAGGGCCTCCTCGAGCTCCACCCGGTCGAGACCGCGGAAACCGAAGACCTGCCCAATGCGGAAGCTGGCGCGCCCGCCGTCGTGGGCGAACCGCTGGATGGCCATCCCAGGCCGCACGGCCCCATCGTGGATCCGTCCGACCGCGATGCGGCCCCGGTAGCTATCGTAGAGGAGCGTGGTCACCAGCATCCGGAAGGGAGCACCGGCATCGCACTCCGGGCCGGGCACCCGCTCGAGGATGGCGGCGAACAGCGGCGCCATATCGCCGCCGCGCACATCGGGCGACGTGCCGGCGTACCCCTCGCGCGCGCTGGCGTAGATTACCGGGAAATCGAGCTGATACTCCTGTGTCGCAAGCTCGAGGATGAGGTCGGAGGTCAGCTCGAGCACCTCGGCCGGCCGGGCGTTCGGGCGGTCGATTTTGTTGATGACCACGATGGGGTAGAGGCCAAGCTCGAGCGCTTTCCGCAGGACAAACCGGGTCTGAGGCATCGGCCCTTCAGCCGCGTCGACGACGAGCAGGCAGCCATCGGCCATGTTCAGCACGCGCTCAACCTCGCCGCCGAAATCAGCATGGCCCGGGGTATCGATGATGTTGATGCGGACGCCGCGGTGCTCGATGGCGGCGTTTTTGGCCATGATGGTGATCCCCTTCTCCCGCTCGAGGGGGTTGGAGTCGAGGACAAGTTCGCCAACCTGCTCGTTATCGCGGAAGACGTGCGATTGCTTGAGCAGGGCATCGACCAGCGTCGTTTTGCCGTGGTCGACGTGGGCGATGATGGCGACGTTGCGGATGTCGGAGCGGCGCTCGGGCATAGTTCCAGTGTGCGGGAGCGGCTGCACCCGGTGAAGCGGCGACCGGCGCCCGGACCTTTGCGAATCCGCGCGCGGCACCGCACACTGGACATCACTACGACCGGAGGGCCGCGATGAGCAGCAGCTACGACCTGATCCAGGAACTCGTCGCCGGGAAGCGTCCGGACGCCGATATCGTTCGGCCGCAGGACATCATGCCGTTCGTGATCGAGAGCGACGGACGGCGGGAGCGCGCCTACGACATCTACTCGCTCCTGCTGAAGGAGCGGATCGTCTTCCTCGGCACCCCGATCGATGCGATGGTCGCGAACCTCGTCGTCGCCCAGCTTCTCTATCTTGCCCGCGAGGATGATGAGAAGGACATCATGATGTACATCAACTGCCCGGGCGGGAGCGTGACGGCGGGGCTGGCCATCTACGACACCATGAACCTTATCCGCCCGCAGGTTTCCACGCTGTGCATGGGCCTTGCGGCCAGCATGGGCACAGTCATCCTCTGCTCGGGCGCCAAAGGCAAGCGGTACGCGCTTCCGCACAGCACCATTCACCTGCACCAGGTGCTCGGCGGCGCCCAGGGTCAGGCCCGCGATATCGAAATCCAGGCCCGCGAGACGCTCCGCCTCCAGCGCGTGCTTCGCACCATCATTCAGGAGCGGACCGGTCAGCCGATGGAGAAGATCGAACAGGACACCGACCGCGACTTCTGGCTGGACCCGCCTGCGGCCAAGGAGTACGGCCTGATCGACGAAATCCTCGACCGGCCGCCCAAGGGCGAAGGGAGCCCGAACGGGAAAATCGCTGCGGGCTGAGACGGTCACCAGCCCGGACCCTGCGCATCGCGCATGCAACGAGGGCGCTCCGAACGGAGCGCCCTCGTTGTGCCGCGAACCGGGACCGGGCGGCTCAGGCCGCGTTCGCGGCCTCCACGGCCTTCTTCGCCGCTTCGAACAGGCCGTTCGCCCGGATGAGCGGGAGCCCGGACTCCTGAATCAGTTGCTCGCCTTCGGCAAGGTTCGTCCCGACCAGCCGCATCACGACCGGAACGTCGATCTTCATCTGCCGGTGCGCCTCGATGACGCCCTGGGCGATGATGTCGACCCGGGCCATGCCGCCGAAGATGTTCACCAGGATCGCCTTCACGGCCGGGTCCTCGAGGATAACCTTCATGGCGTTGACCACGCGCTGCGGGTCATTGACCGTGCCGATGTCAAGGAAGTTCGCCGGTTCGCCGCCCGCCAGCTTGATAGTATCCATCGTCGCCATAGCGAGGCCCGCGCCGTTCACGATGCAGCCGATGTTGCCGTCGAGTTTGATGAAGTTGGCGACGCCCAGCTGCTGGGCCTTGACCTCGAGCGGGTCCTCCTCGTCGAGGTCGCGCATGGCGGCAAGCTCCTTCTGGCGGAAGAGCGCGTTGTCGTCGATGTTGAGCTTGGCATCGACGGCGACGACCCGGCCATCGGTCGTGAGGGCGAGCGGGTTGATCTCGACAAGGCTGGCATCGGTGGCCATCAGCGTCCGGTAGAGGCCCTCAACCACGCGGCCGAACTGGTCGGCCTGGTCGCCGGTGAAGCCGAGGCGCGCGGCGAGCGTTCGGCCGATGTACGGCGAGTAGCCGGCAGCAGGGGGAACGGGCATTCGAACGATCGCCTCGGGATTTCGGTGCGCGACGACCTCGATCTCCTGCCCACCCTCGGCCGAGGCCATGATCAGCGGGCAGCCCTGCATGCCATCGATAATGGCGGCGAGGTAGTACTCCTTCGCGATGTCGGTCTGCTCGGCGACGAGCACGTGCTTGACGAGCTTGCCTTCAGGGCCGGTCTGAATAGAGACGAGGTACTTCCCGAGGATGGCGGCGGCGGCCTGCTCGGCCTCTTCTGGGGTGTCGGCGAGCCGCACACCGCCGACCCGGTCGCCGCGGACCTTGCCCGAGTAGTTCTCCGGGTCGGAGACCAGTTTCTGGTACATCTCCGCGGTCTCCGCCTGTTCAACGAGGCGGCCCTTGCCGCGGCCGCCCGCGTGGATTTGGGCCTTGACGACGACCTTGCCGCCGAGTTCTTCGGCGATCTTCCGCGCCTCGGCCGGGGTGGCAGCCACGCGGCCTGCCGTCACCGGCACGCCGTTTTTCGCGAGCAGGTCGCGCGCCTGATACTCATGAAGCTTCATGGGGTGCTCCGGTAGGGATTGCGGGAGGAAGCGTACCGCCTCCCGGCGCTAGCCGGTAGCTATCGGCCGGGCCAGGAGGACGGTGATGTTGTCGGGCCCGCCGGCGTCGTTGGCGAGCTCAACCAACCACTCAGCGGCCTCTGCGAGGACCGGCGCGGCCAGGGCATCGCGAAGTGACCCTTCGGGCACGAGCAGGTAAAGCCCGTCGGTGGCGAGGAGGACCCCGGCGCCGAGCTTAACCACACCGACATCCGGCTCGGCCGTATCCGATCCGAGGCAGCGGGTCAAGATGTTGGCGAGCCGCGGGTCCCCGCCCGGCCCCGCGGCAAGATTGTGGTCGTGGCTAATCTGCAGCAGCTCCTCGTCAGCCGCAACGTATAACCGGCTGTCTCCAACGTTGACCCAGCGAACGCGATTGGACTGGATGAGTGCTGCGACCAGCGTGGTTCCGGCCCCGGGCGTGCCAATCCGGGCCGCCTCGCGGCGGAGGTTGGCGTTGGTTTCCCTGGCGACCCGCCCGAGGTCGACGCGATTCGGGGCCGCAGCCCGCGCGCCTTTTGCCCGCACGCCTTGTGCAAACAGGGCGAGGGCATAGCGGCTGGCCCAGGCCCCGTTCGGGTGACCGCCCATCCCGTCAGCCACGCCGAGGAGCAGCCCGGCTGGCGTCTCCTCGGCCAGCCAGGCGTCCTGGTTTTCGTCCCGCCGGCGCCCGATATCCGTCGCCGCAGCCCACTCAATGGAGCCGGCCCGGCCATGTTGAACGTCCGTCATGGCTGAAAATGATACTGCCCCGGTTGCCTGCGGCGACCGGGGCAGTCCAGTTACGTTCGGGGTTCGAACTGCGTCACGCGGGCCGGTCAGTCGCGCCGCGAGGCGGCCCAGCCCATGCCGGCAAACCCGAGCGCGCCGAGACCGGCCATGGCCACCAGCCACCAGGCGCTCGGGGCGTCGGCCGCCGACGTGGATGTGCCCGCCACCGGCGGCCGCGGCGTCGGCGTCGGCGATGGGGAGACCGCCGGGGTCGGAGTGGACCTCGTCAGCGCGAGGTCGAGTTGCGCCAGCTCGTAGTTGCGCCACGAACCGGTCTGGGGCGCAGGGGCTCCGCCAACGATGAACGTGACGGTCGCGCCCGGCGTCCCGCAGTTGGGTTGGGCTGCCGCGCTGGCGACGTCGATGACATAGCGGGCCTGCCCGCCCTGCAGGAAGACGGTTGTCACCCCGCAGCTGGCGCTGCCAACCCGGGCCTCGATGGCTGTCCCCGCGGGGGCGGGCTGGCCGTCAATGGTCACCGTCCCGGCGAACCGCGACGGCGGCTCCGGCGGCGACTGTGCCAGCGCGCCTCCGGCGGAGGCGAGACTCCCGAGGAGGAGCGCTGCGACAAGTGCAGCGCCCGCGGCGAACTTGAAGATGCGCATGCCATTCCTCCAGTGACGCTCGGATCTGGTGCTGGAGACGAGTGTGCGCCCGGGAAATGTTCCGGTGAACTGGATGAGATCGCGGTTGTGTAATTTGCGTGTGAAACGTGAACAGAAGTAAAGCCGTGGTCAATCCCGCTGCGGCGGCAAAGGAGTTACCGCCGGGATCACGTCGGCATTCATGTACCGGCGCAGCGGTTCCGGGATGACGATGCTCCCGTCGGGCTGCTGGTAGTTTTCCATCACTGCGATCACGGTCCGCGGGAGCGCAAGGCCCGATGCATTGAGCATATGCGGGTGGCGGAGCGGCGCGTCCGGGGCCGGGCGGTAGCGGATGTTGGCGCGCCGCGCCTGGAAATCCAGGCAGTTGGAGGCCGAGCTGACTTCCAGCCACTCGCCCTGGCCGGGGGCCCAAACCTCAAGATCGAACGTCCGCGCAGCGTTGAACCCGAGGTCGCCGCTGCACAGCGCGACCACCCGGTGCGGCAGCTCGAGCGCTGCGGCGATGTGCTTCGCCCGGCTCACGAGCAGGTCGAACTCGGCGGGGCTGGCCTCCGGCTCGCAATAGACGAACATCTCGACCTTCTCGAACTGGTGGCCGCGCTTGATGCCGCGCACGTCGCGGCCGGCGCTCATCTTTTCGCGACGAAAGCAGGGCGTATGGGCGACGAACCGCTGCGGCAGCTGGCCGGGCGGGATGATCTCGTCGCGGTGGTAGTTCACGAGTGCGACTTCGGCGGTAGGGATGAAATAGAAGTCCTCCTCGGCGTCGCGGTACAGGTTATCCCGGAATTTCGGCAGCTGGCCGGAGGCGAGCAGCGACGCCTCGGAGAGCATGTACGGCACATACGCTTCCGTGAACCCGGCGGCGACGTGCTCGTCGAGCATGAACTGGATGAGCGCACGCTGCAGCCGGGCGAGCGGACCTTTGAGGACGTAGAACCGCGAGCCCGACATCTTCGCGCCGCGCTCAATGTCCAGCCCATCGACGATGACGCCGAGTTCCCAGTGCGGCCGCGGAACGAAGTCGAACTCCCGGGGCTCACCGACGGTTTCAACGACGACATTCGAGGTCTCGTCCGGGCCCCGGGGAACGGATTCATCGATGATGTTTGGGACCTCGTAGAGACGCCGCTGGAGCTCGTCTTCAATGGAGCGGAGCTTGCCCTCCAGCCGCTCGATTTCGTCACCGACGAGGCGCATTTCAGCGATACGGGCTTCGCGCTCGGCCGGATCTTTGGACGCACCGATGGCCTTGCTCGCGGCGTTGCGCTTTGCCCGGAGACTCTCGACCTGCTGGAGGAGCGCTCGCCGCTGCTCATCAAGCTGGAGAATGCGATCGATGTTGACATCCGCATTCCTGAGCAGCATGTCGCGTCGGACGCGGTCGGTGTTTTCACGGATGAATTGCAGGCTCAGCATCCGGGTACGCTCCCGCGATTCGCGGCTGCCTCGATGGCGCGAATGCCGAGGAGGCGGACGTCCTCGGCAACGGGGACGAGCGTACCACCGGGTTCCGGGAGCGCAACCGCGATGCGCAGATCCTGAAGCGTGACCCAGCGATGCGGGCCGTGCGGCACCGGCGCCTCAAAATCAACCTGCTCGAGGGCCGCAGTGAAATAGACGTGGTCGATGTGCTGGTGGAACGGCTGGTCGGACCGGACGATGTCCTCGATGAGGATGACCGCGGGCGGCGGCAGCACCAGCGGCCGCTCGACGGCGATAAGCCCCGGCGGGGGGATGACTTCCACGGCAAGCCCGGCTTCCTCCCGCGCCTCGCGGATGGCGCCCTGCACGGGGTCTTCGTTTGGCTCGAGGTGGCCGCCCGGTGGAAGCCACATGCGCAGGCCCCGATGCCAGAGGAGCAGGGTTCGGCCTCCGGCAACGATGTAGGCCGTCGCGGTGTGGTGCCGTTCGAGCGGCTCCACGCGTCAGTCCTCGCGCGCCCGCACCGGCGGGAAGAGGATGACCTCGCGGATGGACGGCTGTCCGGTGAGCAGCATCACCAGGCGGTCGACCCCCATGCCGAATCCGCCGGTTGGCGGCATGCCGTGTTCGAGCGCGAAGAGGAAATCTTCATCGACCAGCTCGACTTCTTCATCACCCGCCGCCTTGAGTGCCAGCTGCTGTTCGAACCGCTGCCGCTGATCGAGCGGATCGTTCAGTTCGGTGTAGGCATTCCCGCATTCGAACCCGGCAATAAAGCACTCAAACCGCTCGACGAGGCGCGGGTTTTCGGGCTTGCGCTTGGCGAGCGGCGAAAGCTCGACCGGGTAATCGAGGAGGAATGTCGGCTGGATGAGGTTCGGCTCGACGTAGTGGGACATCGCTTCGTCGGCGAGCTTGCCGTACCCCATCTGGTCGGTGACCGGGAGCCCGCGGCGGCGGAGCTCGTCACGCAGGGTGTCGGAGTCGGTAATCGCCTCGAGATCGGGGCCGCCGAATTCGCGAAGCGCCTCGATGAAGGTCATCCGGCGCCACGGCGGCGCAAGATCGATCTGGTGGCCGCGGAACTCAATGACGGTGGTGCCGAGCACCTGGCGCGCAACGGTGCTGATCATCTCCTCGGTCATCTCGGCTACGTCGTTGTAGTCCGCGTACGCCTCGTAGGA from Tepidiforma thermophila encodes the following:
- the typA gene encoding translational GTPase TypA, yielding MPERRSDIRNVAIIAHVDHGKTTLVDALLKQSHVFRDNEQVGELVLDSNPLEREKGITIMAKNAAIEHRGVRINIIDTPGHADFGGEVERVLNMADGCLLVVDAAEGPMPQTRFVLRKALELGLYPIVVINKIDRPNARPAEVLELTSDLILELATQEYQLDFPVIYASAREGYAGTSPDVRGGDMAPLFAAILERVPGPECDAGAPFRMLVTTLLYDSYRGRIAVGRIHDGAVRPGMAIQRFAHDGGRASFRIGQVFGFRGLDRVELEEALAGDIVAVTGVPDVLIGETLADPSVTEPLPSIALEPPAVKMTFRVNDSPFAGREGQFVTSRQLRERLLREVETNIALRVEDGETPDQFIVSGRGELHLAILVETMRREGYEFAVTRPEVILREGPNGREEPFERLFIEAPESATGFLIEALSGRKAQMVGMHSGEDGRVRFEFDIPTRGLIGFRDVFITGTGGEGIMNTEYLGYRPWAGEIGRHRSGALVASETGTALAYGIAAAQERGILFISPGDEVYTGMVVGLHARENDLDVNVCRAKHLTNIRSSTADIAVKLVPPQPPSLEQALTLITADEMVEVTPRSIRIRKAELNPSLRAREARRAKYAAAEAARS
- a CDS encoding acyl-CoA dehydrogenase family protein yields the protein MQAAVSSLRDAARAIAPLARAYADQTERDRRLAEPVVTALRDAGLFRMLVPRELGGPEATVADLVDCIATVAEGDGAAGWCLMIAATTGLTAALLPKQGAMEIHGDPASITGGMLMPRGTAERVPGGYRVSGRWAYGSGSPHCTWLLGGVTVIDADGKPEMLPSGHPHFRMAFFPAGSYTVHDTWHVAGLRGTGSHDYEVRDLFVPEHHTVGIGGEPPWVDGPLYRFPMYGLLAIGVAAVGLGIARAAIDELSSLARAKTPTGSRRVLAERAAAQAGLAEAEALLGAGRAFLLDAVASAWAAAEAGDALPIAERARLRLAATYAARSCARAVDICYDLGGGSAIYESSPLQRHFRDMHTLTQHVMVGQQMYEVVGRIMLDLPTDTFML
- a CDS encoding DSD1 family PLP-dependent enzyme codes for the protein MRLDDIDTPALLLDLDAVEDNIASMQRLLAGSHVRLRPHFKTPKCPEVARMQLAAGAIGITVAKLGEAEVLADAGLGPILVANQVVGPQKLNRLMALLARKIDITVAVESEFNVRELAEAAREAGVRAGAVIEVDAGMRRCGTATPAETVRLARLLVEEGVNYRGVMGYEGHMYGQPDPIAREALIRDALELVRSHVEALNEAGLPPAMVSTSGTASVPIAASMPFVTELQAGTYIFNDLHNEAFIPGHFRFALTLLTTVIAVKERYAVADCGMKSLTNEFGPPVSVDGRIRAARLSEEHAILVGDGLADLRPGDRVELIPSHGDTTLNLHDVYFVRRGGEIVDTWPILAARRFR
- a CDS encoding ATP-dependent Clp protease proteolytic subunit; translation: MPFVIESDGRRERAYDIYSLLLKERIVFLGTPIDAMVANLVVAQLLYLAREDDEKDIMMYINCPGGSVTAGLAIYDTMNLIRPQVSTLCMGLAASMGTVILCSGAKGKRYALPHSTIHLHQVLGGAQGQARDIEIQARETLRLQRVLRTIIQERTGQPMEKIEQDTDRDFWLDPPAAKEYGLIDEILDRPPKGEGSPNGKIAAG
- a CDS encoding NUDIX hydrolase translates to MEPLERHHTATAYIVAGGRTLLLWHRGLRMWLPPGGHLEPNEDPVQGAIREAREEAGLAVEVIPPPGLIAVERPLVLPPPAVILIEDIVRSDQPFHQHIDHVYFTAALEQVDFEAPVPHGPHRWVTLQDLRIAVALPEPGGTLVPVAEDVRLLGIRAIEAAANRGSVPGC
- the sucC gene encoding ADP-forming succinate--CoA ligase subunit beta yields the protein MKLHEYQARDLLAKNGVPVTAGRVAATPAEARKIAEELGGKVVVKAQIHAGGRGKGRLVEQAETAEMYQKLVSDPENYSGKVRGDRVGGVRLADTPEEAEQAAAAILGKYLVSIQTGPEGKLVKHVLVAEQTDIAKEYYLAAIIDGMQGCPLIMASAEGGQEIEVVAHRNPEAIVRMPVPPAAGYSPYIGRTLAARLGFTGDQADQFGRVVEGLYRTLMATDASLVEINPLALTTDGRVVAVDAKLNIDDNALFRQKELAAMRDLDEEDPLEVKAQQLGVANFIKLDGNIGCIVNGAGLAMATMDTIKLAGGEPANFLDIGTVNDPQRVVNAMKVILEDPAVKAILVNIFGGMARVDIIAQGVIEAHRQMKIDVPVVMRLVGTNLAEGEQLIQESGLPLIRANGLFEAAKKAVEAANAA
- a CDS encoding nitroreductase family protein yields the protein MDLIDGIMTLRAIRRYTPEPVTDDEVLTCLRAARQAPSGGNIQPWQFLVVRDAATREALGEIYRRAYDRYEPAMLAATPPLRDEAEAERHRRTVASARHLAEHFAEAPVAVLFLMPNISMTLRDAEGPLDVGSPYASVYPAVQNFMLAARALGIGTTLTTVIRIYQDEVRQLLGIPDRYEIAALVPMGRPRGRFGVAPRKPLGAVTHWERFGNRRVDLD
- a CDS encoding PP2C family protein-serine/threonine phosphatase, yielding MTDVQHGRAGSIEWAAATDIGRRRDENQDAWLAEETPAGLLLGVADGMGGHPNGAWASRYALALFAQGVRAKGARAAAPNRVDLGRVARETNANLRREAARIGTPGAGTTLVAALIQSNRVRWVNVGDSRLYVAADEELLQISHDHNLAAGPGGDPRLANILTRCLGSDTAEPDVGVVKLGAGVLLATDGLYLLVPEGSLRDALAAPVLAEAAEWLVELANDAGGPDNITVLLARPIATG
- the serS gene encoding serine--tRNA ligase, encoding MLSLQFIRENTDRVRRDMLLRNADVNIDRILQLDEQRRALLQQVESLRAKRNAASKAIGASKDPAEREARIAEMRLVGDEIERLEGKLRSIEDELQRRLYEVPNIIDESVPRGPDETSNVVVETVGEPREFDFVPRPHWELGVIVDGLDIERGAKMSGSRFYVLKGPLARLQRALIQFMLDEHVAAGFTEAYVPYMLSEASLLASGQLPKFRDNLYRDAEEDFYFIPTAEVALVNYHRDEIIPPGQLPQRFVAHTPCFRREKMSAGRDVRGIKRGHQFEKVEMFVYCEPEASPAEFDLLVSRAKHIAAALELPHRVVALCSGDLGFNAARTFDLEVWAPGQGEWLEVSSASNCLDFQARRANIRYRPAPDAPLRHPHMLNASGLALPRTVIAVMENYQQPDGSIVIPEPLRRYMNADVIPAVTPLPPQRD